One genomic segment of Gossypium arboreum isolate Shixiya-1 chromosome 3, ASM2569848v2, whole genome shotgun sequence includes these proteins:
- the LOC128290581 gene encoding uncharacterized protein LOC128290581: MVATEYEHCIHFEDILRDDLRVLIALQREQDFTVLVEKVKIANDVKRAKHQHREKDRGRNKRVWEPQPCVDCGRRHQGECWKCIGACLRCESLEHLIRDCSWRSDQMQVIGMGKGAGHTEVRQPTLVYTARRREDRDAPDVISSTFFIHNHYSGVIVLSPLGQSVRVNKLFKDVPMEVQRVIFLIDLMELPFGEFDLILGIDWLVKHQVNLDCAAKWVVLKTKKGDEVVLIGERRSYLSNVISALRAEKLVCKGCEAYLAYISALDSEVPSVKDIRTVKDFLNVFLDELPGLPPNCEVPSVKDIRTVKDFLNVFLDELPGLPPNCEVDFGIDLLLGIALVSIAPYRTAPKELDELKALI, translated from the exons atggtggcaactgaatatgagcactGTATTCATTTTGAGGACATCCTCAGAGATGATCTACGAGTCCTGATAGCTCTACAGAGGGAGCAAGATTTTACTGTATTGGTAGAAAAGGTGAAAATTGCCAATGATGTAAAACGTGCTAAGCACCAGCATCGTGAGAAGGACAGGGGAAGGAATAAGAGGGTTTGGGAGCCTCAG CCTTGTGTTGATTGTGGAagacgccatcagggcgagtgctgGAAATGTataggggcatgtttgaggtgtgAATCTTTGGAGCATCTCATTAGAGATTGTTCATGGAGATCCGATCAGATGCAAGTTATTGGTATGG GTaaaggtgctggtcatactgaggtgaggcagccaaCACTGGTTTACACTGCACGTCgccgagaggatagagatgcCCCAGATGTTATTTCAAgtacgttctttatccataat CACTACAGTGGCGTTATAgtgttgagtccattagggcagtcTGTGAGAGTTAATAAACTGTTTAAGGATGTACCCATGGAGGTTCAAAGGGTGAtctttttaatagatttaatggaacttccttttggagaatttgacttgATATTGGGCATAGACTGGTTGGTTAAGCATCAGGTGAATTTGGACTGTGCTGCAAAGTGGGTGGTACTGAAAACTAAAAAGGGTGATGAGGTAGTTCTGATTGGAGAGCGTCGAAGTTatctgtcaaatgtgatttctgcacttaGAGCTGAGAAGTTGGtttgtaagggttgtgaggcgtatctagcTTACATCAGTGCTTTGGATTCTGAGGTTCCGtctgttaaagatatcagaaCAGTTAAGGACTTTCTGAACGTCTTTCTCGAtgagctacctgggttacctccaaactGTGAA GTTCCGtctgttaaagatatcagaaCAGTTAAGGACTTTCTGAACGTCTTTCTCGAtgagctacctgggttacctccaaactGTGAAGTTGATTTTGGGATTGATCTCCTACTTGGTATAGCTCTTGTGTCTATTGCCCCTTATAGAACAGCACCGAAAGAACTTGATGAGCTTAAAGCTCTGATTTAA